In Rhizoctonia solani chromosome 6, complete sequence, the sequence AGTAGCCGACCCTACCCTGTGTACTGCCACCTCCCCCGATGACTAGTATAATTTCTAAAAATAGACATGTCCTACCATAAATGTAGTTCCCTATAACCCCGGAATTACAATTGCTCTGCGGGGTGAGCGCCCATAGAATTAAGTTGATGGATGGATCTCGTTTTGCCTACTAACGTCATTGCTTATGTGCGGTCACCTTGCTCGACACATTATTGAAGCCGAAACATCTGGGTCCGGCCCTATTGGCTGTGAAGTCACTCGAATCGACACTATTGAGTCTTCTCACACAGATACATGACTTTTCATATATGGGCCTCCAACTGGTATATAACTCTCATACTAACGAGTGCACCTTTACTTTAAGTCACTTAGGATAACTGAGCCTATGAAGGTCGGCACCCAAAACTGAAACAATAGATGAAGTATTTGAACACATATACATCATATAGACAGCACATCCTCGTCTATAGAGGGTGTCGTATCCCAAACTAGAATTCTGCATGTCCATTTGCTCTTAATGGCGTTGGTCAACCCCAGAAATTGTCTGTATCTAGCTTCAAGCTTGCTACTAGGCGGCTACTTGAGCAGCTCATCCTTGAAGTCACAAAGTAGTTGAATATTTTCCCTTCCAAAGCTGCGGGAGAGTGCAGCATACACGTTAAAGGGGGTGAGTTTCCCACGTGGGGGACAAGCGATATTAACAATCCCCTTCTTGGTTATTTGTCAGTGAGCTTGATGCCCGTGAATGAATACACTGCAGTAATATGAAGCTGCCTTCAAGTGACGCGCGAAGGCTTACAGTCCTTGTAATAGATGTCGTGGTTATGGCTCATGGGAGCTATTGGAATGATCCCCAAATCTAGACCTGGTATTTCTGATACTACCGTTTGGTATAGTTGGACAAGTACGCACTCGCGCAAGTACCTGGTCGTAAATTTTCCTAGACTTTCCAAGTTATCTTAGAAAGCATACCCGTAACTCAGTGTAAGTAACTTGGGAGCGTCGCAATGGAGTTTTAAATCTAATATTTTGACGGTTCCTAGACCCGACTATCACCACCCTAAAAAAAAGTTATCTTATTGAAGTTGAAGTTGAAAATGGAGCCATTCGATACGTATAAATTGAATGTGTATAATTCTGTATATTTCAATCAAAATCCTGGAAATGAGTCAGTCTCAAAGACATTACGAGCAAGGTGCAGTGCATGGCGACGTGCATTTTCTAGTGAGAATAAGAGCAATTAATAGCCTAATAATAGTCAGTATTCACAAACTAGAACTGCGGCATATATGTTAGGCACCTTTATCAAAATAGGTCTTAAATTGATTTGATATACCTCGATAAGTCCAAAATGGATTTAATACATACGGTTGAGGTCAGACCCAGGGCTTCGCCTTGGTCTCAGGTTTCGAAGCCACCAAACTATGAAATACTTAGTAAGTTTGTGCAACAACATCAGTGTATATCAGAGCACAGCAGCTCCAGCAATACCTGCGCTCGAAACTACCAGCTGGTCGGTTCTGTTGCACGTTCAAGCAACCTTTATAAATAAACCGATATTATAATAATGCTTATATACTCCAGATTAAAGTCACAGCCGTATTTCGCTATATCATAAATGGCGGTCAACGCATAGCGAAGTTCTCCCGTGCTTCTCGCTTTATACTACCAACTCGCCAAGAATGCCAAATATCCTTTTTGCTTGCCAGCAAACCAATAATTGCCACGAGTACACGTTCGCTGGTAGAGTGAAGGAGAATCGGAGACAGGCGTAAGGAGCCAGAAAATAATTTTCTTATGAGCAAAAGCTATTAGAGATCAATCGCCTAGATTTACTTCACGTGTCCTTATAAATACAAATTACATCCAATCCTATGCGAATGAAATCAAACTCAGAGAGCCGCGCGAACCCATTTTCCTCCATCCTGAGCCTCGAGGTAGGGCATCAGATCGCTGGTCAAGAAATCACTGGCCCACTCGCGCTTGACTTGGCCGCTCAAGTAGGAAGCAGCAATTTCGACGTGCTGCTTGTTGATTCCAGAGACAATTTTAGTGACAGAAGGAGCGACCTCGGAGATCACCTTGTCGATGTAAGAGCCAGTAATGACATCGGTAGTGTCCTGCGGGATAGCATATAGTTAGGATTCATTCCAAGCAAGGAATACGGTTTGAAACTTACGAGCTTGGCGCCTCCCTTGACCCACTGCCACAATTGCAAACGAGCGATTTCTGCAGTCGCAGCATCCTCCATCAGGTAGTTGATGGGTACACATCCGTTCCCAGATACCCATGCAGCGCAGTAAGCGAGTGCAGCCTCGACGTTTGCCTTGACACCTGCTGCAGTAATCTTCCCACCTGCAACCTGGTGATTGAGCAGATCCGAAGGAAGAACCGGAGCTTCGGGGGCGATGGTCGAAGGAGCTGCGTGGACATGGTATTGGTTAGGGCCGGGCATGTGTTCGTCAAAGATGTCCGTAGCAATCTTGCAGATGAGCGGGTGAGCGATCCAGGTGCCTAGAATTGGGCAAGTTTAACAATGCAAAAACGCATATAATCTGAGGTATCCTACCATCATGGCCAGCCTTCACCTCACGAAGCTTATCAGCACGAACCTTGGCCATGGCGACTTCGTTTGCTTTCTCATCACCCTTGATGGGGATCTGTGCAGACATGCCACCCATAGCAGCAACCTTGCGCCTAGAAGACTGTAAGTTGAGCCTCAATTAAGATTGAAGAAGAGAACATACCTGTGGCAAGTGCGAATCAAAAGACGAACATATGCATCCATGAATGGAGTCTCCATAGTCACGCTGCTGCGGTCGGGAAGAATGGTACTCTCTGCCTGAGCGCGCCTCTTCTTGATGAACGAAAAGATGTAATCCCAACGACCACAGTTGAGACCAGAAGAGTGCTGGCGGAGTTCAAAGAGGATTTCATCCATCTGGAAGGCAGCCGGAAGAGTTTCTATGAGGACCGTAGCACGAACGGTGCCGCGAGGCATGCGAATGTAATCTTGAGAGAAGTTGATGATGTCATTCCAGAGCCTAAAATGCGATGAGTTCTTGTATGAAAATAGAAGGAAGATCGACACATACCTAGCTTCCTTATAATGTTCCATCTTAGGAAGATAGAAGTACGGGCCGTGGCCACGCTTAACAAGCTCATGCCCGTTATGGAAAATGAAGAGGCCGAAGTCAAAGATACCACCTGATACCGGGCGTCCGTCAACTAGGATGCGAGGTTCATCGAGATGCCAGCCACGAGGACTACGAATAAGTTAGCATATTAAAGCCCAGCGACACACTTATATTTAGCGTACCGAACAATCAGTACAGCAGTTTGGCCTGCGGGCTTGAGTTTGTATTCCTTGCCACCGATATTTGAATCAATCTGACGACGAATAGCATCTCGAAGGTTGACTTGGCCGTTGAGCATGTTTTGGAATGTAGGGGAAGACGAATCTGAATAAGTTTGGTTAATAGGACAGCCGAGGGATAAGATAAGCGACTCCAGCTCTCACCCTCAAAGTCAGCCATGAAAGTCTTCGCGCCAGAGTTGAGCGCGTTGATGACCATTTTGCGATCGGTAGGGCCGGTAATTTCGACCCGACGATCCTCCAAACCTGGGGCGGGAGGTGCGCAAATCCATGTTGGGTCCTCCCGGATTGCAGCAGTTTCTGAAACGGAAAGTAAGTACGTGGGTTTAGGAATCAAGTTGGTATGACTTACCAGGCGGGAAGGTCCAAATTTTGTCAGCTTGACCAGCGTCAAGCAGTCGTTGAGTGGCTTGGCGAGCGGCAAGAAGCTACAAGAGTATGGTTTAATGCAAGTGGAGTGGGTTTAGAACGACATTGTTACCTCTTGGCGGGTGCTCTCAAAAGTACGGTGAAGGGCAGAAATGAACTTCAAAGCGGGCTCAGTGAGGATTTCGTATTGGGCTCCTGTATCGCATTGTTAGAGCAGAACATGCGTGTGAGACTCAAAGATGCACACCTTGAACCTTGCCTATTACAATCTTGGGTCAATAGTTGTcccaaaaaaagaaaaaaaatggGTAGGACATACCAAGGATTTGAACTCCAGCAACAGAGGTAGACGACATGATTGGAGAGGATGTATGTATCCGAATGGGAGATGTTTCGAGACTACTCACACAAGGAGGCGGGATGAAGGTATTTGTAGCCGCGAGCGAATTCACATGAGAAGCAGTTATTTCCGTCTACGCCCGGTATCTTGCACGTGCCCTATTCCTGGCATGCCTATAAGGGGCACCTCGGCATTTTGTAAGCGACCATAAGGAGTAATCCGCTTTGCGCCCGCCAGCCCTCCACACACTCTATTACGCGCATGTGTTGCTCCGCTTGACCGATGGTAACCTTAGCTTTATGTTTTACCCACGGATGACGTGTGAGTGCATCCCTGTGACTTTTTCTCTCGTTTCGAACCCAAGTGTCTTGGACAGGTTCCACTTGACTTCACACACAGCAAAACTCGCACGCCCAGCTTTCATCCTGTCGACTGTCCTGAAAGCACAAGAGAGCGCTACATGTTTGACCCTGGTCTGAGAATGTGCTCTCTTTGATTCCATATAGTCCATCGATCTGCCTGTAATCCCCATTCATCTTCGTTTGGGTTCCAACGATAGGTGTCTTTGGGAGTTTCTGGGACTTGGCCGTTGAATTACTTGCCAGGGACCATTTCGATTTATCTGCTTTCCACTGACCAATTACGTCGCGCTCAAAGTGCGTGAGGAGACGGCACTGCCGCACCAGAACATTTGAACCGGCTGGCACGGTTTGTATTTGCGAAACTTGCGATCTTTACTGGTACCTTGAGGAATTTTTATATCTTTGGTCTGGATTTGTGCAGCGGCTACCATTCATCAGAGACTCTGTTTATTTTGGTTACATTCGGCCGAGCATCTTTATTAATAACCGCAATTCATACTTCATTTATGGACCCAGAAAGCATACGGAGGTTATCATACAATTCTCCCCTTTGATTTATAGGACATCTACAATAGGCTTAGGGTTCCAGCCCGGATAGAGATCATTGGAGAGGGGCTCGGGCACTCGGCTTCTTCCCGAAGCAGTTTCCCTCATCACAGCTCCTAATACGTCTCCTGGGTTTGCGGCGATGCGGTCATGCAGCTCCTGGATCGGATGATACGTAACTTGTAACTTGGTCTGTGATTCACCGGCTTTAGTGGACGCTCTAGCGGCGCAAACGGATACGGACCTTGTGTTTGTCCTCCCAAAGAGCAACAACTTCATTGGCTGTTTTGAGGTCGCCTTGGATCCCCAAAACTTGATCCTGAAGCCCGGTAAGAGGGGTGTGGCCCAGCACGTACGCTACATATCTAGACCAGACATTAGTCACTAAACTCTTTTATTGAAAACAGGACATACCGTGCGATATCGGGCATTGTTGTCCATGTAATCTTTTCGTCTCCGGTCCCCCAAATGTCAACAGCCTTTGCCTCGAAGTTCCATCCCATTACTCTAAATCGCCAATTAGTACCCACCTGGCGCACAAACGAAAGCGGACTCACGGGACCAAGCAGTAATCAGGGAACAAGCCT encodes:
- a CDS encoding malate synthase, whose protein sequence is MSSTSVAGVQILGKVQGAQYEILTEPALKFISALHRTFESTRQELLAARQATQRLLDAGQADKIWTFPPETAAIREDPTWICAPPAPGLEDRRVEITGPTDRKMVINALNSGAKTFMADFEDSSSPTFQNMLNGQVNLRDAIRRQIDSNIGGKEYKLKPAGQTAVLIVRPRGWHLDEPRILVDGRPVSGGIFDFGLFIFHNGHELVKRGHGPYFYLPKMEHYKEARLWNDIINFSQDYIRMPRGTVRATVLIETLPAAFQMDEILFELRQHSSGLNCGRWDYIFSFIKKRRAQAESTILPDRSSVTMETPFMDAYVRLLIRTCHRRKVAAMGGMSAQIPIKGDEKANEVAMAKVRADKLREVKAGHDGTWIAHPLICKIATDIFDEHMPGPNQYHVHAAPSTIAPEAPVLPSDLLNHQVAGGKITAAGVKANVEAALAYCAAWVSGNGCVPINYLMEDAATAEIARLQLWQWVKGGAKLDTTDVITGSYIDKVISEVAPSVTKIVSGINKQHVEIAASYLSGQVKREWASDFLTSDLMPYLEAQDGGKWVRAAL